One part of the Solanum dulcamara chromosome 3, daSolDulc1.2, whole genome shotgun sequence genome encodes these proteins:
- the LOC129882739 gene encoding 11S globulin seed storage protein Jug r 4-like has protein sequence MGFSWLCLSLSFLVVFHCTFAQQRYQQQQGQCQLNRLNPQEPTVRIQAEAGVTELWDQNNQQFQCAGVSLIRHVIQSRGLLLPSYLNTPLLAYVERGRGFFGIMNSGCPETFQSSQQFQQGERGSGSRFQDRHQKIGQFRQGDIIAFPAGAAHWAYNEGNEELVLVCLEDSGNSANQLDQNSRRFFIAGNPQQGEQQQGQQGGAHSLRKEQFQSGNVFRGFELDLLMEAFGVSRETARKLQGQEDQRGHIVNIDQGLRVVRPPYSQEQEEREERQQQGQYGPSMNGIEETICSAKLRQNIDNPARADFYNPQAGRFTTVNSFTLPILSFLRLSAARGVLYRNSIMAPLWVKNAHSIIYVTKGEARMQIVDHRGQAVLNDRVRQGQVVIVPQNYAVVKHTENDVFEWVAFNTNDNAMINTLSGRTSAIRGMPVDVIANSYQISREEARRLKFNREETLIFSSSGRSRQYETVASA, from the exons ATGGGTTTTAGTTGGCTTTGTCTCTCTTTAAGTTTCCTTGTTGTGTTTCATTGTACCTTTGCTCAGCAGAGATACCAACAGCAACAAGGTCAGTGTCAGCTTAATAGACTTAACCCTCAGGAACCCACTGTTCGCATTCAAGCTGAAGCAGGGGTCACTGAGTTGTGGGACCAAAATAACCAGCAGTTCCAATGTGCTGGTGTTTCTCTCATTAGACATGTTATCCAGTCCAGAGGCTTGCTGTTGCCTTCTTACCTTAATACTCCCCTCCTTGCCTATGTTGAACGAG GTAGGGGATTTTTTGGGATCATGAATTCTGGATGCCCTGAAACTTTCCAGTCATCACAGCAATTTCAGCAAGGTGAAAGGGGTTCAGGATCAAGATTCCAAGATCGTCATCAGAAGATTGGACAGTTCAGACAGGGTGACATTATTGCCTTCCCTGCTGGAGCTGCTCACTGGGCCTATAATGAAGGAAATGAGGAGCTTGTTCTTGTTTGTTTAGAGGACAGCGGTAACAGTGCCAACCAGCTCGATCAAAATTCAAGG AGATTCTTCATAGCTGGAAACCCACAACAAGGAGAACAACAACAAGGACAACAAGGAGGAGCCCACAGCTTGCGCAAGGAGCAATTCCAATCTGGAAATGTGTTTAGAGGCTTTGAATTAGACTTGTTGATGGAGGCATTCGGCGTAAGCAGGGAGACAGCAAGGAAGCTTCAGGGACAGGAGGACCAGAGAGGCCACATTGTCAACATTGATCAAGGGCTTAGAGTTGTGAGACCACCATACTCACAAGAACAAGAGGAGCGTGAGGAGAGACAACAGCAAGGACAATACGGTCCTAGCATGAACGGAATTGAAGAAACCATCTGCTCCGCTAAACTCAGGCAGAACATCGACAACCCCGCTCGTGCTGATTTCTACAATCCTCAGGCCGGCCGCTTCACCACTGTCAACAGCTTCACTCTGCCCATCCTCAGCTTCCTCCGCCTCAGCGCTGCCAGAGGAGTTCTCTACAGA AATTCCATCATGGCACCACTCTGGGTGAAGAATGCACACAGCATAATCTATGTAACAAAGGGAGAAGCAAGGATGCAGATAGTTGATCACAGAGGACAAGCAGTGCTAAATGATAGAGTGAGACAGGGACAAGTTGTGATAGTACCACAGAACTACGCGGTGGTGAAACACACCGAAAACGATGTCTTTGAGTGGGTAGCATTCAACACCAATGACAATGCCATGATCAACACACTCAGTGGCCGCACTTCTGCTATTCGAGGAATGCCTGTGGATGTGATTGCCAATTCTTACCAGATTTCAAGGGAAGAGGCAAGGAGGCTCAAGTTTAACAGGGAGGAAACTCTAATTTTCAGTTCTTCAGGAAGATCTCGCCAATATGAGACAGTTGCTTCTGCTTAA